Proteins from one Nicotiana tabacum cultivar K326 chromosome 23, ASM71507v2, whole genome shotgun sequence genomic window:
- the LOC107761169 gene encoding uncharacterized protein LOC107761169, protein MAYLCSETFILFTISIFSSICLSFSTPFILLHGIGQSCNDAGSTFYTSQLSLLSRSNGYCLEIGNGAYDSSSMPLDNQVQIACEKVKGMNELQQGYNLVGLSQGNMVARGLIEFCDGAPPVKNFISIGGPNAGVAACTGGPWCAGAGGVGIYSDYVQAHYAPSGYTKLPNDIAGYLKGCRYLPKLNNEIPNATNPIYKQRFTSLKNLVLIMFENDNVINPKESSWFGFYQDGTYSQILPPQQTNLYLEDTFGLQTLDKAGKVKFIKLPGIHLGMDIQEMQQYVAPYLIDGPPKNKAAAQVVH, encoded by the exons ATGGCTTATTTATGTTCAGAAACTTTCATTCTCTTCACAATCTCTATCTTCAGTTCCATATGTCTTTCGTTTTCTACTCCTTTCATATTATTGCATG GGATTGGACAGTCGTGCAACGATGCAGGAAGTACATTTTATACGTCACAACTCAGCCTCTTGTCCAGATCTAACGGATACTGCTT agaAATTGGAAATGGAGCGTATGATTCTTCTAGCATGCCTCTAGACAATCAG GTTCAAATTGCTTGTGAAAAG GTGAAGGGAATGAATGAACTTCAACAAGGTTACAACTTAGTTGGTCTCTCACAG GGAAATATGGTAGCTAGAGGACTTATAGAGTTCTGTGATGGAGCACCCCCG GTCAAGAATTTTATCTCAATAGGTGGACCTAATGCTGGTGTTGCTGCCTGCACT gGTGGCCCTTGGTGTGCTGGAGCTGGTGGTGTTGGAATATACTCCGATTATGTTCAA GCTCATTATGCTCCTAGTGGCTATACCAAGCTTCCAAAT gATATTGCTGGATATTTGAAAGGTTGTAGGTATCTACCAAAGCTTAATAATGAAATTCCTAATGCAACTAATCCCATTTATAAGCAGCGTTTCACCAGCTTGAAGAACCTTGTACTTATCATG TTTGAAAATGATAATGTGATAAACCCAAAAGAAAGTTCTTGGTTTGGCTTTTATCAAGATGGAACCTACTCTCAAATTTTGCCACCGCAACAG acTAATCTTTATCTAGAGGATACGTTTGGATTACAAACATTGGATAAAGCTGGAAAAGTGAAGTTCATAAAGTTACCAGGAATTCACCTTGGAATGGATATTCAAGAAATGCAGCAATATGTTGCCCCATATTTGATTGATGGACCGCCAAAGAATAAAGCTGCTGCTCAAGTAGTCCACTGA